In Vibrio bathopelagicus, the following are encoded in one genomic region:
- a CDS encoding YecA family protein: protein MTYQLLSLPEQVTDITPQFIEGAILASNLATKPLDPEEWLAIVAPEAGKELVTIVTEQINRQHNLIQRSEYLLADVFAEGDFNEQFADFAEGFMMVWPTIEEQWQSVTVADGTLRMLQALLTTLMLAIDEEQTQQQMVAAGLQNPPSLADLVGQIDLMISEVALAADEAMLGNKSQSVNPFKDIGRNDLCPCESGKKFKQCCGKNS, encoded by the coding sequence ATGACATATCAATTATTAAGCCTACCAGAACAAGTCACAGACATTACACCGCAGTTTATTGAAGGTGCGATTCTTGCGTCTAATCTAGCGACTAAACCATTAGATCCAGAAGAATGGCTAGCTATCGTCGCGCCTGAAGCGGGTAAAGAGCTGGTAACAATAGTGACAGAACAAATTAACCGTCAGCACAACCTGATTCAGCGTAGTGAATACTTACTAGCAGATGTGTTTGCGGAAGGTGACTTTAACGAGCAATTCGCTGATTTCGCTGAAGGCTTTATGATGGTTTGGCCAACGATCGAAGAGCAGTGGCAAAGTGTGACAGTGGCGGATGGTACGCTACGTATGCTACAAGCGCTGTTAACTACATTGATGCTGGCGATTGATGAAGAACAAACCCAACAGCAAATGGTCGCTGCTGGCCTTCAAAATCCGCCATCGCTTGCAGACTTGGTTGGTCAGATTGATTTGATGATTTCTGAAGTGGCACTTGCGGCAGATGAAGCCATGCTGGGTAATAAGTCACAAAGCGTGAACCCATTTAAAGACATTGGTCGAAACGATCTATGTCCGTGTGAAAGTGGCAAAAAATTCAAGCAATGCTGTGGTAAAAACAGCTAA
- a CDS encoding prepilin-type N-terminal cleavage/methylation domain-containing protein, with product MKSKSQGFTLLELVVVIVILGVLAVTAAPRFLGVQRDAHEALAQGAFSAFRNSIDMYHSQWLVDGEPDFDQVVNYGEGDVYPSETGFPISVREQVPTAPPTVEGDQCVALWNSLIDSDLIARSQYDTGFILPSDEAIVSWYTGTPECYYYYTPSFTASERLPILYYSPITGEVRVTREMANTAP from the coding sequence ATGAAATCAAAATCCCAAGGTTTTACATTACTCGAACTTGTTGTTGTGATCGTTATTTTGGGTGTTTTAGCAGTCACCGCTGCGCCTCGTTTTCTTGGTGTTCAGCGAGATGCTCATGAAGCATTAGCGCAAGGTGCGTTTTCAGCGTTCAGAAACAGCATTGATATGTACCATTCACAATGGCTTGTCGATGGTGAACCAGATTTCGACCAAGTGGTGAATTATGGTGAAGGCGATGTATATCCGTCTGAAACTGGTTTTCCAATCTCGGTTCGAGAGCAAGTACCAACTGCGCCTCCAACAGTGGAAGGCGATCAATGTGTAGCACTTTGGAATTCTCTAATTGATTCTGATCTTATCGCGCGTTCGCAATATGATACTGGCTTTATTCTACCTTCTGACGAAGCCATTGTTAGTTGGTATACAGGAACACCAGAATGCTATTACTACTACACGCCAAGTTTTACCGCATCCGAACGCTTGCCTATTCTTTATTATTCTCCGATTACCGGAGAGGTAAGAGTAACGCGTGAAATGGCAAACACCGCTCCTTAG
- the dusC gene encoding tRNA dihydrouridine(16) synthase DusC: protein MRVILGPMEGVLDHLMREILTEINDYDLCVTEFVRIVDQLLPPHVFHRICPELHQGSQTMAGVPIHLQLLGQHPNWMAENAFQAASLGAKGIDINFGCPAKAVNKSNGGASLLKEPELIYQVVKACREAVPAHIPVSAKIRLGWEHPEECFEIVDAIEQAKADELTVHARTKVGGYKASEIKWDYINQIREKTSLPLIANGEIWNYQDCQDCIEATGVDSLMVCRGAFNIPNLGNVVKHNHQKMPWDKVIALLLRYSEFQIKGDKGMYYPNRVKQWFVYLSKGYPEANELFKEIRTFKKAPPIVERLQRYQEEHFHSA, encoded by the coding sequence ATGCGAGTAATACTGGGCCCTATGGAGGGCGTTCTTGATCATCTAATGCGCGAAATTCTTACAGAGATTAATGACTATGACCTCTGTGTCACAGAGTTCGTACGTATCGTTGATCAACTTCTTCCCCCGCATGTTTTCCACCGTATTTGTCCTGAATTACATCAAGGTTCTCAAACCATGGCAGGTGTACCTATTCACCTGCAGCTTCTTGGACAGCATCCAAATTGGATGGCTGAAAATGCCTTCCAAGCGGCCAGTTTAGGCGCTAAAGGCATCGATATTAACTTTGGGTGCCCTGCGAAAGCGGTAAACAAAAGTAATGGTGGAGCGTCACTGCTAAAAGAGCCAGAGCTCATCTATCAAGTAGTGAAAGCTTGCCGTGAAGCGGTACCTGCTCACATTCCCGTGTCCGCTAAAATTCGATTAGGTTGGGAACACCCTGAAGAGTGCTTTGAAATTGTCGACGCTATCGAGCAAGCAAAAGCTGACGAACTCACCGTGCATGCACGAACCAAAGTTGGCGGCTATAAAGCCAGTGAAATCAAATGGGATTACATCAATCAAATAAGAGAGAAAACCTCTCTACCGTTGATCGCAAATGGGGAAATTTGGAACTATCAAGATTGTCAAGATTGCATTGAGGCAACAGGCGTCGACTCATTAATGGTCTGCCGCGGCGCTTTTAATATTCCAAACCTTGGTAATGTCGTTAAGCACAACCACCAGAAAATGCCGTGGGATAAAGTGATCGCGCTTTTACTGCGCTATTCAGAGTTTCAAATTAAGGGGGATAAAGGCATGTACTACCCCAATAGAGTGAAGCAGTGGTTTGTCTATTTAAGTAAAGGTTACCCTGAAGCGAACGAACTGTTTAAAGAAATTCGTACTTTCAAGAAAGCGCCGCCTATCGTGGAGCGCCTACAACGTTATCAAGAAGAGCATTTCCACTCAGCTTAA
- a CDS encoding sensor domain-containing diguanylate cyclase, whose protein sequence is MKVNRHFSLTFVFGFPAIIAAMLFGIIAKNHVEGVRQEISGEFHRVEDVFSRTTKVVTALDYSFSNYYKSTHPLSLDHNKQVIGGLCQIWPIDGLLLAEGKTTDIPSVDIDYMLVGDEMLCTESSDSYRSASEKISLAPILSFLSQLDKYHAGVNFIASQGYVISSPEDFAKGLSKELLSTIKSRPYWQKTANNPEKLTLSGPAYRLDSLRRAMSMTIPVFHKGEHQGMLSVDIDASKLFESASENLAGRIDIIDTTRTLPSDNSVLYREIELEGVASHHAMYYEFDLVAELKNFFIHEKDSLIVAIIVYLFSVTIFFYVNSNIERGYFKELAAKDPMTGLLNRRGLEAFWRSVEHDQLFALTVFDIDDFKSINDTFGHDKGDDVIRYMSRQISNSIRSSDVAARFGGEEFVVYMKGDDRETLIRTLQRVKSAVCSKSADITPNGFTVSGGVCIVETEQSKLNFEEIFKYADEKLYVAKTTGKDRIEF, encoded by the coding sequence ATGAAAGTTAACAGGCACTTTAGCCTTACCTTTGTATTTGGTTTTCCCGCGATCATTGCAGCCATGTTGTTTGGTATCATTGCCAAAAATCATGTTGAAGGTGTAAGACAAGAGATATCTGGAGAGTTTCACAGAGTAGAAGATGTCTTTAGCCGCACGACTAAGGTCGTGACTGCGCTTGATTATAGCTTTTCAAATTATTACAAATCCACTCATCCACTTTCGTTAGACCATAACAAGCAAGTGATTGGTGGTTTATGTCAAATCTGGCCTATTGATGGACTGTTGTTGGCAGAAGGAAAAACCACAGACATCCCTTCTGTAGACATCGACTACATGCTCGTTGGTGATGAGATGCTATGCACCGAGTCGAGCGATAGCTACCGAAGCGCATCTGAAAAAATCTCACTAGCGCCAATCCTTTCTTTTTTGTCTCAATTGGATAAGTACCATGCTGGGGTCAACTTCATCGCTTCCCAAGGGTATGTTATCTCTTCACCTGAAGATTTTGCTAAAGGCTTAAGCAAAGAACTACTCTCAACGATTAAGAGCCGTCCATATTGGCAAAAAACAGCAAATAACCCAGAGAAATTAACCTTGTCAGGGCCAGCTTATCGTTTAGATTCGCTAAGGCGAGCCATGAGCATGACGATCCCCGTTTTTCATAAAGGTGAACACCAAGGGATGTTATCCGTGGATATCGATGCGAGTAAACTTTTCGAGAGTGCGAGCGAAAATTTAGCGGGACGGATTGATATCATCGATACAACTCGTACGTTACCTAGCGATAACTCCGTTCTGTACCGAGAGATTGAATTAGAAGGTGTCGCCTCTCACCATGCAATGTATTACGAATTTGATTTAGTTGCGGAGCTAAAGAACTTCTTTATACATGAAAAAGACAGCCTAATCGTCGCTATTATCGTATACCTGTTCTCGGTTACGATTTTCTTTTATGTTAATTCCAATATCGAACGTGGCTATTTCAAAGAACTTGCAGCCAAAGACCCAATGACAGGGTTATTGAATCGACGTGGTTTAGAAGCGTTTTGGCGCAGTGTGGAACATGATCAGTTGTTTGCTTTAACGGTGTTCGATATCGATGATTTCAAGTCGATAAATGACACCTTTGGCCACGATAAAGGTGACGATGTAATCCGCTATATGTCACGCCAGATAAGCAATAGCATTCGAAGTAGTGATGTTGCAGCAAGATTTGGTGGTGAAGAGTTCGTTGTCTACATGAAAGGCGATGATCGAGAAACATTGATCAGAACATTACAACGCGTAAAAAGTGCGGTTTGTTCTAAATCTGCGGATATCACCCCTAATGGCTTCACGGTATCTGGCGGCGTGTGTATTGTTGAAACAGAGCAAAGCAAACTCAATTTTGAAGAGATATTTAAGTACGCCGATGAAAAACTGTACGTGGCTAAGACGACCGGTAAAGACCGAATCGAGTTTTAA
- a CDS encoding ABC transporter substrate binding protein, with protein sequence MGSVRRILTAALSCFLLLWTGNVMANIAKVSVSQVVDHPDLNATRLGLLEGLRAKGYEPGKNLEFSYEMADGSPAQAAKIARELASENPHVLVGIATPTSQALVSATRSIPIVFTAVTDPIGARLVKQLNNPGKNVTGLSDLSPVSQHVSLIKELLPKASSIGVVYNPAEANAVALIKLLKKAARANGLKLYTETALTIDDVESKAESVAKKSDVIYALTDNTVASGIEDLIQAANQSGTPVVAGATSYVGKGAIAGLGLDYYDVGVQTADYVAAILEGQKPGKLNVRTAKSSQLVVNLEAARELGVTLPQSVIDRAIVSR encoded by the coding sequence ATGGGTTCTGTAAGAAGAATATTAACGGCGGCTTTGAGCTGTTTTCTGTTGCTATGGACTGGCAACGTGATGGCAAATATCGCCAAAGTCTCGGTTTCACAAGTTGTCGACCATCCTGATCTGAACGCGACACGTTTGGGGCTTCTTGAAGGGTTAAGAGCGAAAGGTTATGAGCCAGGAAAAAATCTAGAGTTCTCCTATGAGATGGCCGATGGTAGTCCAGCGCAAGCGGCAAAAATAGCAAGAGAGTTAGCTAGCGAAAACCCTCACGTATTAGTTGGTATAGCAACACCTACCTCGCAAGCATTGGTCTCCGCGACCCGATCTATTCCAATCGTATTTACCGCTGTAACCGACCCGATCGGTGCAAGACTAGTCAAACAGCTAAATAACCCCGGAAAAAACGTGACCGGTCTTTCTGATCTCTCTCCTGTGTCGCAACACGTATCTTTGATTAAAGAACTACTCCCCAAGGCAAGTTCAATTGGTGTTGTCTACAATCCTGCAGAAGCCAATGCGGTTGCATTGATTAAGCTATTGAAGAAAGCAGCGCGAGCGAATGGACTCAAACTTTATACCGAAACGGCACTGACTATTGATGATGTGGAATCAAAAGCTGAATCTGTCGCTAAGAAGTCAGATGTTATCTACGCGCTGACCGACAACACGGTAGCAAGCGGTATTGAAGATCTAATCCAAGCAGCAAATCAATCGGGTACTCCTGTCGTCGCTGGGGCAACATCTTATGTAGGGAAAGGCGCCATTGCTGGATTAGGGCTAGATTATTATGACGTAGGCGTTCAAACCGCAGATTATGTGGCAGCGATACTTGAGGGACAAAAGCCCGGAAAGTTGAATGTGAGAACAGCGAAGAGCTCTCAGCTTGTCGTCAATTTGGAAGCGGCTCGTGAACTAGGTGTAACCCTTCCTCAGTCTGTGATCGATCGTGCGATTGTTAGCCGATAG
- the yfbV gene encoding terminus macrodomain insulation protein YfbV, producing the protein MSNRVGLASSLKDGQKYMDLWPVRKELNAIFPEQRIIKATRFGVKVMPAIAAISILTQMVFNNYHAMPQAVVMALFAISLPLQGMWWLGNRSNTQLPPALVSWYRELHEKISETGFALEPMKPRPRYKELAIILNRAFRQLDKSSMERWF; encoded by the coding sequence ATGAGTAATAGAGTTGGTTTAGCGAGCAGTTTAAAAGATGGCCAAAAGTACATGGATCTCTGGCCTGTTCGAAAAGAGTTAAACGCTATCTTCCCTGAACAGCGCATCATTAAAGCCACTCGTTTTGGTGTGAAAGTGATGCCAGCGATAGCTGCTATTAGTATTCTTACACAAATGGTCTTCAACAATTATCATGCGATGCCGCAAGCTGTGGTTATGGCGTTGTTTGCGATCAGTTTGCCACTTCAAGGCATGTGGTGGTTAGGTAACCGTTCGAACACTCAATTACCGCCAGCATTGGTTTCTTGGTATCGAGAGTTGCATGAGAAGATCAGTGAAACGGGTTTTGCATTGGAACCCATGAAACCACGCCCTCGTTATAAAGAATTGGCGATTATTTTGAATCGCGCCTTCCGCCAGTTAGATAAATCTTCAATGGAACGTTGGTTCTAA
- a CDS encoding acetate kinase, translating to MSKLVLVLNCGSSSLKFAVVDAETGAEHLTGLAECLGLPEARMKWKLDGKHEAQLGAGAAHVEALSFMVETILASKPELKANLGAIGHRIVHGGEQFTSSALITDEVLKGIQDAATFAPLHNPAHLIGIEAAQKNFPGLQNVAVFDTAFHQTMPSESYLYALPYNLYKEHGIRRYGMHGTSHLFITREVAGLLNKPVEEVNIINCHLGNGASVCAIKNGQSVDTSMGLTPLEGLVMGTRCGDLDPAIIFHLHDALGYSVEEINNMLTKESGLAGLTEVTSDCRFVEDNYGEKEEATRAMDVFCHRLAKYVAGYTATLEGRLDAITFTGGIGENSGPIREMVLNRLGIFGIEVDGEANLKARFGGEGTITTANSRIPAMVISTNEELVIAEDTAKLAGL from the coding sequence ATGTCTAAGCTAGTTTTAGTTTTAAACTGTGGTAGTTCTTCTCTTAAATTTGCTGTTGTTGATGCAGAAACAGGTGCTGAGCACCTAACTGGTCTTGCTGAGTGTCTTGGTCTTCCAGAAGCTCGTATGAAGTGGAAACTTGATGGCAAGCACGAAGCACAACTAGGCGCGGGCGCAGCTCACGTAGAAGCACTATCTTTCATGGTAGAAACTATTCTTGCTTCTAAGCCTGAGCTTAAAGCTAACCTTGGCGCTATCGGTCACCGTATCGTACACGGTGGCGAGCAGTTCACTTCATCTGCACTTATCACTGATGAAGTACTTAAGGGTATTCAAGACGCTGCAACTTTTGCACCTCTTCACAACCCAGCTCACCTTATCGGTATCGAAGCAGCTCAAAAGAACTTCCCTGGCCTACAAAACGTTGCTGTATTTGACACTGCGTTCCACCAAACAATGCCTTCTGAGTCTTACCTATACGCTCTACCGTACAACCTGTACAAAGAGCACGGCATCCGTCGTTACGGCATGCACGGTACTTCTCACCTGTTCATTACTCGTGAAGTTGCTGGTCTACTAAACAAGCCAGTTGAAGAAGTTAACATCATCAACTGTCACCTAGGCAACGGCGCATCTGTATGTGCAATCAAGAACGGTCAGTCTGTAGATACTTCTATGGGTCTTACTCCTCTTGAAGGTCTAGTAATGGGTACTCGTTGTGGTGACCTAGATCCTGCGATCATCTTCCACCTACACGACGCTCTTGGTTACTCTGTTGAAGAAATCAACAACATGCTAACTAAAGAGTCTGGCCTAGCGGGTCTAACTGAAGTGACTTCTGACTGTCGTTTCGTTGAAGACAACTACGGTGAGAAAGAAGAAGCAACTCGTGCAATGGACGTGTTCTGTCACCGTCTAGCTAAGTACGTTGCTGGTTACACTGCAACTCTAGAAGGTCGTCTAGACGCAATCACTTTCACTGGCGGCATCGGCGAGAACTCTGGCCCAATCCGTGAAATGGTTCTTAACCGCCTAGGCATCTTCGGCATCGAAGTTGATGGCGAAGCTAACCTTAAAGCACGTTTCGGCGGCGAAGGTACTATCACTACAGCTAACAGCCGTATCCCTGCAATGGTTATCTCTACTAACGAAGAGCTAGTAATTGCTGAAGACACTGCGAAACTAGCAGGTCTTTAA
- the pta gene encoding phosphate acetyltransferase, whose product MSRTIMLIPTSAGVGLTSVSMGVLRAMERKGVSVSFYKPIAQPRSGGNQPDLTSTIISANSDIKIGEPIAMTKAEALIGSEKMDELLESVVEQYNKINKDAEVTLIEGLVPTRKHPFANQVNAEIAKTLGAEIVFVATPGTYNPIQLKEHIEVACSNFGGTKNKNISGVIINKLNAPVDEAGRTRPDLSEIFDDADSAQQANLEVMQIFNSSPIRVLGCVPWSIDLIATRAVDMAKHLNAEIVNEGEISTRRIKSITFCARSLPHMIEHFKPGSLLVTSADRPDVIVAAALAAKNGVEIGAILLTGGYDIPESIANLCAPAFASGLPIFKAQGNTWQTSLNLQSFNLEVPADDKERIEFVNDHVASHIDGPWIDSLSEGTQGIRRLSPPAFRYQLTEFARKAAKRIVLPEGDEPRTVKAASICAERGIATCVLLGNPDEIRRVAAQQGVELGAGVEIIDSASVRENYVARLVELRGAKGMTEVVAREKLNDSVFLGTMMLEAGEVDGLVSGAVHTTANTIVPPFQIIKTAPDASIVSSIFFMLLPDQVLVYGDCAINPDPTAEQLAEIAIQSADSAAAFGIDPRVAMISYSTGESGKGADVDKVREATKLAQAKRPDLVIDGPLQYDAAIMENVAASKAPNSPVAGKATVFVFPDLNTGNTTYKAVQRSADLVSIGPMLQGMRKPVNDLSRGALVDDIVYTVALTAIQADQAAQAEEKVIN is encoded by the coding sequence ATGTCCCGTACTATTATGCTTATCCCTACAAGCGCTGGTGTTGGTCTTACTAGTGTTAGCATGGGTGTTCTTCGCGCTATGGAGCGTAAGGGCGTAAGTGTTTCTTTCTACAAGCCAATCGCTCAACCTCGCAGCGGTGGTAACCAACCTGATTTAACGTCTACTATCATCAGTGCAAACAGCGACATTAAGATTGGTGAGCCAATCGCAATGACTAAAGCTGAAGCTTTGATCGGTAGCGAAAAAATGGACGAGCTTCTAGAGTCTGTTGTTGAGCAATACAACAAAATCAACAAAGACGCAGAAGTAACGCTAATTGAAGGTCTAGTACCTACTCGTAAGCACCCATTTGCTAACCAAGTGAACGCGGAAATCGCTAAAACACTAGGTGCAGAGATCGTATTCGTTGCGACTCCGGGTACATACAACCCTATCCAGCTTAAAGAGCACATCGAAGTAGCATGTTCTAACTTTGGCGGCACTAAAAACAAGAACATCTCAGGCGTTATTATTAACAAACTGAATGCACCTGTTGATGAAGCTGGCCGTACTCGCCCTGACCTTTCTGAAATCTTCGATGATGCAGATAGCGCTCAACAAGCGAACCTTGAAGTAATGCAAATCTTCAACTCTAGCCCTATCCGTGTTCTTGGCTGTGTGCCATGGAGCATCGACCTAATCGCTACTCGTGCGGTTGATATGGCTAAGCACCTTAACGCTGAAATCGTTAACGAAGGTGAAATCTCAACTCGTCGTATTAAGAGCATCACTTTCTGTGCACGTTCTCTACCGCACATGATTGAGCACTTCAAGCCAGGTTCACTGCTAGTAACTTCTGCAGACCGTCCTGACGTTATCGTTGCTGCGGCTCTTGCTGCGAAAAACGGTGTTGAAATTGGCGCAATCCTACTGACTGGCGGTTACGACATTCCAGAAAGCATTGCTAACCTTTGCGCACCAGCATTCGCTTCAGGTCTACCGATCTTCAAGGCTCAAGGTAACACTTGGCAGACGTCTCTTAACCTACAGAGCTTCAACCTAGAAGTACCTGCAGACGATAAAGAGCGTATCGAATTCGTTAACGATCACGTTGCTAGCCACATCGATGGCCCTTGGATTGATTCTCTATCTGAAGGTACTCAAGGCATTCGTCGTCTAAGCCCACCAGCATTCCGTTACCAGTTAACTGAATTTGCTCGTAAAGCGGCTAAGCGTATCGTTCTTCCTGAAGGTGATGAGCCACGTACTGTTAAAGCAGCTTCTATCTGTGCTGAGCGCGGTATCGCAACTTGTGTGCTTCTTGGTAACCCAGACGAAATCCGTCGCGTTGCTGCACAACAAGGTGTTGAACTAGGCGCTGGCGTTGAGATCATCGATTCTGCATCTGTTCGCGAAAACTACGTAGCTCGTCTAGTAGAACTTCGTGGCGCTAAAGGTATGACTGAAGTTGTTGCTCGCGAAAAGCTAAATGATTCAGTATTCCTAGGCACTATGATGCTTGAAGCGGGTGAAGTTGACGGTCTAGTTTCTGGTGCTGTTCACACAACGGCGAACACAATCGTTCCTCCGTTCCAGATCATCAAGACTGCACCTGATGCTTCTATCGTATCTTCAATCTTCTTTATGCTTCTGCCTGATCAAGTGCTTGTATACGGTGACTGTGCGATCAACCCAGATCCAACAGCTGAGCAACTTGCTGAAATCGCTATCCAATCTGCTGACTCTGCAGCGGCATTCGGTATCGACCCACGCGTTGCTATGATCTCTTACTCTACTGGTGAATCTGGTAAAGGTGCAGACGTAGATAAAGTACGTGAAGCTACCAAACTTGCTCAAGCGAAACGTCCTGATCTTGTGATCGACGGTCCTCTTCAGTACGACGCAGCAATCATGGAAAACGTAGCCGCTTCTAAAGCGCCTAACTCTCCAGTTGCAGGTAAAGCGACAGTATTCGTATTCCCAG